Below is a genomic region from Blattabacteriaceae bacterium.
AGTATAAATTTTTTTATTTTCGTAATTACCCTGCGTTAAACGCAGGCATTTTCCTCCGAAAATATCTATAGATGGTATAATATCCATTTATATTTATAAAAATTTAATAAAGTTTTCTAAAATTTTAGATCCAAAAATACCAGATTTTTCAGGATGAAATTGCACAGCATGAAAATTATTTTTCTGTAAAGCAGAACTGTAAGTATATATGTAGTCTGTTTTAGCAATAGTGTACTCACATATTGGTGCAAAATAAGAATGTACAAAATATTGGTAGCTTTCTTCGGGAATCCCCTTAAATAATACTCCTTCAAGTTGATAAATAGTATTCCATCCAATTTTAGGAATTTTCATATTTATGTTCTTAAATTTTTTTATTTCCAGATCGAATATTCCTAAGCAATCTGTGTTATTTTCTTCTGAATGAAAACAAAGCAGTTGCAAACCAAGACAAATTCCTAAAAAAGGCTGTTTTAATTTTGGGATTAATAAATCTAGACTTTTTTCCCTTAAGTATCTCATCGTTAATTTGGCTTCTCCTACCCCAGGAAAAATGATCCTATCAGAAGATAGAATCTCCTCAAAATTATCCGTTAACTTAGCATTTACCCCAATTCTTCTTAGTGCAGAAAATATTGATTGTACATTCCCTGAAGGTGATTTAATGATGATAGTTTTCATATGATATTTTTTGTGGTAGGTAATTTATATAGCTGAACATCACGAAAAATGGCCGTTTTTACGGATTTAGCAAAAGCTTTGAAAATTGCCTCTATTTTATGATGTTCATTTTCCCCTTT
It encodes:
- the hisH gene encoding imidazole glycerol phosphate synthase subunit HisH; the encoded protein is MKTIIIKSPSGNVQSIFSALRRIGVNAKLTDNFEEILSSDRIIFPGVGEAKLTMRYLREKSLDLLIPKLKQPFLGICLGLQLLCFHSEENNTDCLGIFDLEIKKFKNINMKIPKIGWNTIYQLEGVLFKGIPEESYQYFVHSYFAPICEYTIAKTDYIYTYSSALQKNNFHAVQFHPEKSGIFGSKILENFIKFL